A single Apostichopus japonicus isolate 1M-3 chromosome 11, ASM3797524v1, whole genome shotgun sequence DNA region contains:
- the LOC139975881 gene encoding uncharacterized protein — translation MVPSNSLSVLTKITYLDLSGNRILELPAKCFVNNIYLKVVMLYRNNISSVHKEAFIEMRHLEVLNLAWNNITEINLCDEKTHHLTSLTLLNLKHNSMEYFHCSNNLSMLTSYDAEDNKLSYLDEYSLHGLSQLKTLWLPGNHLSDVHEFTFGNTTHGLQHLILSRNRFSDIPTQFIKMLTFLENLNLQFNSITALPAQAFQANEFLYQINLEHNLIHVTKPNSLTGLTRLRYLNLRGNVLNGLPSSGFLEEGEDFAINLAGNPWTCDCNALPLYNWLSKSRFYQHDLICQSPISVYGEQLMKLSVSDFCDVADMLTTQWQFYESTTTPSPTVNYDIAVISAAIWIFGGLFLLVFLLTNIRMLRRCINCPREQDNRLAAPEPDTPLGQMRAQIP, via the coding sequence ATGGTCCCTTCTAATTCTTTGAGTGTTCTTACCAAAATCACGTACCTCGATCTTAGTGGAAATAGAATCCTGGAATTACCAGCAAAGTGCTTCGTTAACAACATATATTTAAAGGTTGTTATGTTATACAGAAATAACATCAGCAGCGTACACAAAGAAGCTTTCATAGAAATGCGTCACCTTGAGGTCTTAAATTTGGCATGGAATAATATCACTGAGATCAATTTGTGTGATGAGAAAACACACCACCTGACATCATTAACTTTACTTAATTTGAAACACAACAGCATGGAATATTTCCATTGTAGTAATAACTTGTCTATGTTGACTTCTTACGATGCGGAAGATAACAAGCTATCTTAtttagatgaatattcattgcacGGTCTTTCTCAATTGAAGACACTTTGGTTACCAGGAAATCATTTATCAGATGTCCACGAATTTACCTTTGGCAATACTACGCACGGACTACAACATTTAATTTTGAGCAGAAATCGGTTTAGCGATATTCCAACACAGTTCATAAAAATGCTCACGTTTTTGGAGAATTTAAACTTGCAGTTTAACTCCATTACCGCTTTACCTGCACAGGCATTCCAAGCCAATGAATTCCTATATCAAATTAACTTAGAGCATAACTTGATTCATGTGACTAAACCGAATTCATTGACGGGACTAACCCGTCTACGTTATCTTAATTTGAGAGGAAATGTTTTAAATGGACTCCCATCATCAGGTTTCTTGGAGGAGGGAGAAGACTTTGCAATAAATCTCGCAGGTAACCCATGGACGTGCGACTGCAATGCATTGCCTCTCTACAATTGGTTAAGTAAATCCAGATTCTACCAACATGATCTGATTTGTCAGAGCCCAATCTCAGTTTATGGTGAACAACTTATGAAGCTCTCAGTTTCGGACTTTTGCGATGTCGCGGATATGTTGACTACTCAATGGCAGTTCTACGAGTCTACCACTACACCAAGTCCAACAGTGAACTACGATATTGCTGTTATCAGTGCAGCTATATGGATTTTCGGAGGATTATTTCTCTTAGTTTTTCTTCTTACCAATATTCGAATGCTACGACGTTGCATAAACTGCCCAAGGGAGCAAGATAACCGTTTGGCAGCTCCAGAGCCGGACACACCATTGGGCCAAATGCGGGCTCAAATCCCCTAA